GCAGCTGACGAAAAGTTCAAGGATAAGAAAAGCCAGGACCCAGCGCTTCATGGGCATGCCGTTGGTCGTGGATCAGCCGAAAATCCCGGTTTCGCCGCGCCGTGATCGTTCATCTTTGCCCCCCCAGTGGCGCGATCACGCCCGTCCGCTCGCTTTTTTTGCCGCGGTGTTTTCGCCGCGTCTTTATCTCACCGGTAAATCCCCGGGCTCAGGAAGTCAACGGCGGCCTGCCCGGGGGAAACCTAAAACAACGCGGAAAGGCGGAGGCGGGGGATTTTTTAGAAATAATACAAAAAATCGGGCGGCGGGTCATCGGGGGAAAGAGCGCCGCAGTCGTTCAGCCTGGGAGACGCGCAGCGCGTCGGGCGGCCGGTTGCTGCCCTTTGCCGGACTCACGGCGCGCTCGCCGCCCGCGTCCAGGTGACGGCGAACTGGCAGGCCGGCGCGCCGGCGGCTTGGCAGGCGATTTCGCGCACCCGGGCATGGGGGCTGATCAGAACCCGGTAGAGGCCCTCGAAGGTCGCCGCGTAATAGGAACAGGCCGGGGCGTGGCCGGCGAGGGCATGGCACAGCGGGCAATGGGCGATCGAGAGCACCAGGGGGGTGCCATGGCGGATGGTGAACTGGCCGCTGCCGGCGAAGGTCCAGGCGTGACGGCCGATGCCGGCGAGCAGGGCGCGGCTGCCCAGCCCCGGCGGCAACAGCTTGATGACGCTTTGCGCGGCGGCGGGGATGCGATTGGCCAGCAGATAGCCGGCGGTGGCCTCGCCGGCGTCGCGACAGACCGCCTCGGCGGTCTCGCGGTCAAGATTGGCGCGCAGGGCGCCGTGCAATCTGGCGACCTCGGTTTCATCGACCATGGCCTGGGGCGGCTGGTCGAGATAGGTGGCGAGCCCGGCCTCTTCGACGATGCGGGCGCAGGCGGTTTCGCCGATGGTGGTCCGCAGCGCGTCAATGACGCGGATGATGGCATTGGGCCCGATACGGCCGTGGGGGGGGATCGGGGTGGCGGATGGGGAGGGATCCATGGCGGAACGAAGCCTCGGGCGGTGGGAACGGGGAGCGCTCAGGACTCGACGGAGCTTACCTGGCATTTGGCTGCGGCGCGAGGGCCGGGTGTGACCGGCGCGGCGGCGCCGGCAAAAGAGGACGGCGGCGGGGCGGCGGGCGGCGTCGGGCCGGTCGTGCGCCAGCGCTCGCGCGACCTCATGTACCAGCCCCATAATTCGGCGAAGGGCAGGGGCAAAATTAAAAACCAATGCTCGATGATGGCGAGGCCGAGCAGGGCGCCGAGCATGGCCAGACCGGCGGTGTGATGGCCGCTGGTCGCCGGATCGGAGGCCTGCATCACCATGACCACCAGGGCCACGGTCGAGGCGGTGACCGAGATCGGGAACAACAGATTGATCGGCTTCTGGGTCAGGAAGCCCTTCATATGGGCCAGATGCTCGGGCAGGAACTCGGCGTTCAGATTGCGCACGCCAAACAGCACGTTGAGCCGGGCGCTTTCATGCATCCACCACAAGACCATGAAGGTCCAGGTGCCGACCTGATTGGGCGCGCCCCAGGTGAGCCAGACGACGAGGGCGGCCGAGAGCGCCATCGATAATTCGTGCCAGAGATTGGCGTGAAGGGCATGGAGGAAATGCTTCCAACCCCGACAACCGGGGGGACAGCACACCTTGCGCGGGCCAGTGACCCACCCCGTATAGAAGCTGACCTCTTGCCAAGCCCAGATCAGAAAGCCGCAGGTGAAAGCCGAATAGGTGGCGCCGACCGAGGTGTTGTCGGCGGTGGCATGGAGCCCCCAGAGCCCGGCGCCAAACAGCACGGTGGCCCCCAGCATCGTCCATTTGAAGGTATGGCGAGGCAGGCCATCGAGAAACAGAACCGCGCCGGTGCCGAACCACCAGACGAACAGCGTATAGAGCATCGGCACGCCGATATCGGACACCGGAGTCTCCCTTGACTCGTGGCTCCCCCGGAGTTCCGGCGGGAGCGGCTTGCGCCGCAGGCGCGCTTGGAGCAAATCCCCTAGCGATCCGTTTCAGAGCGCGACGACGATTTGCGTGATGATCAGGCTCCAAGAGTCCGTTCGCGCGAACAAGCTTTCACGCAAAGGGCTCCCAGGCGGCGGGCGGAAAGCGCGAT
The DNA window shown above is from Rhodospirillum rubrum ATCC 11170 and carries:
- the bchJ gene encoding bacteriochlorophyll 4-vinyl reductase, producing MDPSPSATPIPPHGRIGPNAIIRVIDALRTTIGETACARIVEEAGLATYLDQPPQAMVDETEVARLHGALRANLDRETAEAVCRDAGEATAGYLLANRIPAAAQSVIKLLPPGLGSRALLAGIGRHAWTFAGSGQFTIRHGTPLVLSIAHCPLCHALAGHAPACSYYAATFEGLYRVLISPHARVREIACQAAGAPACQFAVTWTRAASAP
- the puhE gene encoding putative photosynthetic complex assembly protein PuhE yields the protein MSDIGVPMLYTLFVWWFGTGAVLFLDGLPRHTFKWTMLGATVLFGAGLWGLHATADNTSVGATYSAFTCGFLIWAWQEVSFYTGWVTGPRKVCCPPGCRGWKHFLHALHANLWHELSMALSAALVVWLTWGAPNQVGTWTFMVLWWMHESARLNVLFGVRNLNAEFLPEHLAHMKGFLTQKPINLLFPISVTASTVALVVMVMQASDPATSGHHTAGLAMLGALLGLAIIEHWFLILPLPFAELWGWYMRSRERWRTTGPTPPAAPPPSSFAGAAAPVTPGPRAAAKCQVSSVES